Proteins from one Telopea speciosissima isolate NSW1024214 ecotype Mountain lineage chromosome 1, Tspe_v1, whole genome shotgun sequence genomic window:
- the LOC122639940 gene encoding H/ACA ribonucleoprotein complex subunit 3-like protein, whose amino-acid sequence MYLQFYINDNGDKVYTTKKESPVGLATQSAHPARFSPDDKFSRQRVLLKKRFGLLPTQKPPPKY is encoded by the exons ATGTATCTTCAGTTTTACATTAATGATAATGGTGATAAAGTTTACACCACGAAG AAAGAATCACCAGTTGGGTTGGCAACACAATCTGCTCATCCAG CTCGCTTCTCACCTGATGACAAGTTTTCAAGGCAAAGAGTTCTTCTGAAGAAGCGTTTCGGGTTGCTGCCAACTCAGAAACCACCACCAAAATACTGA
- the LOC122639913 gene encoding pentatricopeptide repeat-containing protein At3g04760, chloroplastic-like has translation MAVFSNEFFTQRVSIGTHTKPTSYTRRSCLVSCRNHIPHHCYTRKLPRIRVSTETRAAHSQSPDFEETRLLKLFNRSCKTGKYSESLYFLECMVNKSHKPDVIPCTKLIQGFFNSRNVKKAVRVMEILESHGEPDVFAYNAVISGFCKLNRIDSATKVLDHMRTRGCLPDVVTYNILIGSLCSRGELGLALRVLDQLLKDNCRPNVITYTILIDATIAEGGIDEAMKLLNEIMSKGLQPDMYTYNAIIRGMCKEGMVDRAFEFVMNLPSQGCEPDVISYNILLRTFLNQGRWDDGERLMAEMLSRGCDPNVVTYSILISSFCHEGKVEQAIDMLKVMIARGFIPDTYSYDPLISTFCKEGRLDLAIGVLEYMISNGCSPDTVNYNTILAALCKSGNADQALEIFEKLIQTGCPSNVSTYNTMISGLLSGGDRLKALGLVSQMVGERIDPDEITYNTLISYLCRDGMVDEAIGLLWDMEDAGFLPTVISYNTVLLGLCKVHKIDKAIDILAEMVEKGCKPNENSYILLIEGMGYAGWRAEALELANALLDREFISKKAFRCLNRIFPMLNVYKELTNFESKT, from the coding sequence ATGGCGGTCTTCTCTAACGAATTCTTTACTCAACGTGTTTCCATTGGTACGCACACGAAACCCACTTCCTATACTCGTCGAAGTTGCTTGGTTAGTTGCAGAAACCATATCCCTCACCACTGTTACACCAGAAAACTACCGAGGATTAGGGTTTCTACTGAAACAAGGGCTGCCCATTCCCAATCTCCTGATTTCGAAGAGACCCGTCTATTGAAACTCTTCAATAGATCCTGCAAAACAGGAAAATACAGTGAATCACTTTATTTTCTTGAGTGCATGGTAAATAAGAGTCACAAACCAGATGTAATTCCCTGTACAAAACTTATACAAGGTTTTTTCAATTCGAGAAATGTTAAAAAAGCAGTGAGGGTCATGGAGATCTTGGAATCTCATGGAGAGCCTGATGTGTTTGCTTATAATGCGGTGATCAGTGGGTTTTGCAAACTGAACCGCATCGACTCTGCTACCAAAGTCTTGGACCATATGAGAACCCGAGGTTGTTTGCCTGATGTAGTTACATATAATATATTGATTGGGAGTCTCTGTAGCAGAGGGGAGCTTGGATTAGCTCTCAGAGTCTTGGATCAGTTATTGAAGGATAACTGTCGCCCAAATGTGATTACTTACACTATCCTGATTGATGCAACCATTGCTGAAGGTGGCATAGATGAAGCAATGAAGCTTCTCAATGAGATTATGTCCAAAGGGCTTCAACCTGATATGTATACTTACAATGCCATCATTAGGGGAATGTGCAAGGAAGGGATGGTGGATCGAGCTTTTGAGTTTGTTATGAATTTGCCCTCTCAGGGTTGTGAACCAGATGTGATCTCATACAATATCTTGTTAAGGACATTCTTAAATCAGGGGAGATGGGATGATGGGGAGAGACTAATGGCTGAGATGCTTTCAAGGGGTTGCGATCCTAATGTTGTTACCTATAGTATTCTGATCAGCTCATTTTGTCACGAGGGGAAGGTCGAGCAGGCAATTGACATGTTGAAAGTTATGATAGCAAGGGGATTCATTCCTGATACTTACAGTTATGATCCATTGATTTCCACATTCTGCAAAGAAGGGAGATTGGATTTGGCAATTGGGGTCTTGGAATACATGATCTCCAATGGCTGTTCCCCTGATACTGTCAACTATAACACTATCTTGGCTGCTCTCTGTAAAAGTGGAAATGCTGATCAGGCTTTGGAAATATTCGAGAAGCTCATCCAAACAGGATGCCCTTCAAATGTTAGTACATACAACACAATGATCAGTGGACTGTTGAGTGGTGGGGACAGGTTGAAAGCTCTGGGTTTGGTCTCACAAATGGTTGGTGAAAGAATTGATCCTGATGAAATCACTTACAACACACTAATATCATATCTTTGTAGGGATGGAATGGTGGATGAAGCTATTGGGTTGTTATGGGACATGGAGGATGCTGGGTTCTTGCCCACAGTTATAAGTTATAATACTGTGCTTCTTGGGTTGTGTAAAGTACATAAGATTGACAAGGCCATCGATATACTAGCAGAAATGGTGGAGAAGGGGTGTAAGCCGAACGAAAACAGTTACATTTTACTGATTGAAGGTATGGGTTATGCTGGATGGAGAGCTGAGGCTTTGGAGTTAGCGAATGCACTTCTTGATAGGGAATTTATCTCCAAAAAAGCCTTCAGATGCTTGAACAGAATTTTCCCCATGCTTAATGTATACAAAGAACTCACAAATTTTGAAAGCAAGACATAG
- the LOC122639905 gene encoding pentatricopeptide repeat-containing protein At1g08610, protein MGYPVLQLKTIGDIPCLHGLQFNNNHVRVNYGVSHCSLIREPVFHLHCSARGWLNLGSRIQWRGHFGFDRNEYFLQCRGQQRSICIDSANESGKENWNLERSIMDVQRTPKDTQLDSERLPNVPWLYTDGSFVDNDEESNNKVLHNFCSKGKINEASNLIGVMARRNQIPHFPTCQNIIRGLINAGSIDKATKVLSIMIFSGGVPDIITHNMLIGGLCKKGHLKSAIDLLEDMSLSGCPPDIITYNTILRCMFDHGRFDQAIGFWKEQLRKGCPPYIITCTVLVELVCRHCGAERAIEVLEDMVIEGCSPDIVTYNSLVNSTSKEGKYGETTLVISNLLSQGMEPNAVTYNTLLHSLCSRGYWDDMNDILSLMNETSNPPTIVTYNILINGLCKQGLLDRAIDFLDEMVCRDCSPDIITYNTLLGALCKVGMTDEALCILHSLCDSGCSPVLITYNTVIDGLAKTGDMKNATRLYSEMIESGINPDDITFRSLIWGFCRDGLVEEAVEILREMAKRNHKIRNSTYSSVIQGLCQKNKVDMAIQVLDMMISSRCKPSETIYAKLIKGVAAAGMTEEAVKLHQKLIEHKVLKEKILPD, encoded by the coding sequence ATGGGGTATCCAGTTTTACAGCTGAAGACTATAGGGGATATTCCTTGTCTTCATGGtctacagttcaataataatcatgtgagagttaattatgGTGTCAGCCACTGTTCATTGATTAGAGAACCTGTGTTTCACCTCCATTGCTCAGCCAGAGGCTGGCTTAACCTTGGATCTCGTATACAATGGCGAGGGCATTTTGGTTTTGACAGAAATGAATATTTTCTACAATGTAGAGGACAGCAGAGGAGCATCTGCATCGATAGTGCTAATGAAAGTGGGAAAGAGAACTGGAACTTGGAAAGATCCATCATGGATGTTCAGAGGAcaccaaaagatacccaattGGATTCTGAGAGACTACCAAATGTGCCATGGTTGTATACAGATGGATCTTTTGTTGATAACGATGAAGAGTCCAACAACAAAGTCCTTCATAATTTCTGCAGCAAAGGGAAGATAAATGAAGCATCAAACCTTATTGGTGTAATGGCACGGAGAAACCAGATTCCTCATTTCCCCACTTGCCAAAACATTATCCGTGGCTTGATTAATGCTGGTAGCATCGACAAAGCCACAAAAGTGTTGAGCATAATGATATTTTCTGGTGGTGTGCCCGATATTATCACTCACAATATGTTAATTGGGGGTCTCTGTAAGAAAGGGCACTTGAAGTCTGCAATTGATCTTTTGGAAGACATGAGCTTGAGTGGTTGCCCTCCAGATATAATCACATATAATACCATACTTCGTTGCATGTTTGACCATGGTAGGTTTGATCAGGCAATAGGGTTTTGGAAGGAGCAGTTGAGAAAGGGGTGCCCTCCATATATAATCACGTGCACTGTGCTTGTAGAACTAGTCTGCAGGCATTGTGGGGCTGAGCGTGCTATAGAGGTTTTGGAAGATATGGTGATAGAGGGCTGTTCTCCTGATATTGTGACCTATAATTCCCTTGTTAATTCTACATCTAAGGAAGGGAAGTATGGAGAAACAACCTTGGTGATCTCCAATCTTCTTTCACAAGGAATGGAACCTAATGCTGTCACTTACAACACCCTTCTTCATTCTCTCTGTAGCCGTGGTTATTGGGATGACATGAATGATATCCTCTCCCTCATGAATGAGACGTCCAATCCTCCTACGATTGTTACTTACAATATTTTGATCAATGGTCTGTGTAAACAAGGGCTTCTTGATCGGGCCATCGACTTTTTAGATGAAATGGTTTGTCGAGATTGTTCTCCTGACATCATTACTTATAATACCCTTCTAGGGGCTCTATGTAAAGTGGGGATGACAGATGAGGCTCTTTGTATACTTCATTCCTTATGTGATAGTGGCTGCTCACCTGTTTTGATTACTTATAATACGGTTATAGATGGTTTAGCAAAGACGGGTGATATGAAGAATGCAACAAGGCTTTATAGTGAGATGATTGAAAGTGGAATTAATCCTGATGATATTACATTCCGTTCACTTATTTGGGGTTTTTGTCGGGATGGTTTAGTTGAGGAGGCTGTCGAGATTTTAAGGGAGATGGCTAAGAGAAACCATAAGATTAGAAACAGCACTTACAGTTCTGTAATCCAGGGATTATGCCAAAAGAACAAGGTGGATATGGCTATCCAAGTTCTAGACATGATGATCTCAAGTCGTTGTAAGCCCAGTGAGACAATTTATGCCAAACTCATTAAAGGTGTAGCTGCTGCTGGTATGACAGAAGAGGCTGTAAAGCTACATCAGAAGCTGATTGAACATAAGGTTCTTAAGGAAAAAATCCTGCCTGATTAG